ACCTTTGCCGTATTTGTCTTAGAGAGTTGGCCAACAAGGGTGATTTGCCGGGAGTTACAAAATCAAGCTGGTAATAAAATAATTTTAATAGTAAAACAATCATTATGACAGATCCTATCGCTGACATGCTAACCCGCATCAGGAACGCTCAAATAGTCAAAAAGAGCGAGCTGGTTTTGCCATACTCAAAATTGAAAATGGGCATCCTAAATATTCTGACCAAAGAGGGCTGGCTACAAGAAGTTGAAAAAATAGAAGCCGCTGGCGGTAAAATTAACCGCAAGGCCAGTATTACCAGCCGTTTCGATAGTATAAAAATAAAACTTTATTATGACGCCGACAGTCGCCAGCCAAAAATAACCAAATTAGAGAGAATCAGCAAACCGGGACGCCGTGTTTATGTAGACAAAGAAAATATACCTTTTGTGCTGAACGGCAAAGGCCTGGCCATCATCTCCACCTCAAAAGGACTCCTGACTGACCGCGAAGCCAGAAAACAAAAAGTTGGCGGCGAAATTATTTGCGAAATATATTAATTTTAAATTTATGTCTAGAATAGGGAAAAAACCAATCACCATACCACCGGGCGTTGAAATCTCTTTTAGTGACCATGTTTTCAAATGCAAAGGACCAAAAGGTGAATTAATCTGCCATGTCCACCCGACAGTTAATGTTGAAAAAAAAGATAATACCCTGGAGATATCCATCAATGACAAAGAGGACTTGAGCCAAAAAGCCCTTTGGGGTACTATGCGCCAAATAATCGCCAATAATATTGAGGGTGTCCTAAATGGCTATCAAAAACAATTGGAAATAAAAGGTGTTGGCTATAAAGCAGAGCTCAAGGGTGACACCCTGATGCTCTCAGTCGGTTATTCGCACGATGTGAAATTCCCCCTGCCCAAAGGCCTCAAGGGATCGGTAGAAAAAAATATTATCACGCTGGAAGGCATTGACAAACAACTTTTGGGAGAAACTGCCGCCAATATCAGAAAAGTAAGAAAACCGGAACCATATAAAGGTAAGGGTATAAAATATGTAGAAGAAACTATTTTGAGAAAAGCCGGTAAGCAAGTAAAAAGTGGCGCCTAAATATGACTGACCCAAAGACATCACTATACTGTTGGATTGTACTCTCGATAATCATCTTTGGGGCAAGCACTTTTGTTATCAGTTTCTATAATAAAACGGTCAAAGAAATTAATGCCAATTCAATTGCTACCAATAGCCTCACCATTTCACACAATATTTTAAACAACGATTATAACAATTATGAAGAACAATAGTAAAATAAAAAAAGACAACCTTGAGCGCCGCCAAAAAAGAATCCGAGCGAAAATTTTTGGTACTCCAAAAATACCCCGGCTCTCTGTTTCTCGCAGTTTAAAATATATTTTTCTACAACTGATAGATGATCAAAGCGGCAAAACCCTAGTCAGTGTCCATAGCAAAAATATGGATATCAAAGGCACTAAAACAGAAATAGCCACCTCAGCCGGACGCGAATTGGCCAGTAAAGCAAAAAAGGCTGGTATTAATCAATGTGTTTTTGACCGCTCTGGTAGAAAATATCATGGTCGCGTCAAGGCTGTGGCCGAAGGTGCCAGGGAAAATGGCCTACAATTTTAATTCTTAAAATAATCATATGACCCCAAAACCAGATTCCAAAAACAACCCCCGCCGGCCTAAAAAATCCAGAGAAGAAGATTCGGCCTTTGAGCAAAAATTGGTCGACCTAGCCAGAGTAACCCGCGTTACCAAGGGCGGCAAAAGAATGAATTTCCGGGCTTGTATTGTCCTCGGTGACCGTGCCGGCCAAATTAGTTTTGGTGTTGCCAAGGGATCTGATACCACCATCGCTATCAACAAGGCTGTCGCTCAAGCCAAAAAAAGAATTCTCAAAGCTGATGTCAAAACAGGCACTATCCCCTATGCCCTCAAAGAAAAATTCAAAGCCGCCGAAGTGATGATCCGCCCAGGCAAAAAAGGCCGCGGTATTATCGCCGGTGGCGTAGTCCGCATTGTCTTGGAATTGGCTGGCTACCGCGACGTCGTCGCCAAAATAATTGGCTCACAAAATAAGGTCAACAATGTTAAGGCGGTCTATTACGCTCTGAAAAAAATAAATAAATAAATTTATGGCTCTTACCCTATCCAACCTAAAACCCCAAAAAGGCTCTAAGCGCAAAGCCAAAACAATTGGCCGTGGCGGCAAAAGGGGCACTTATTCTGGCCGCGGTATGAAAGGCCAAAAAGCTCGATCTGGCGGCAGTCGCGGTCTCAAAAGACTTGGCATGCGTCAGCTTTTGGAACGCACCCACAAATTAAGGGGGTTTAAATCTCTCAATGAGAAACCAGCCGTTGTTTCGCTTGGGACTATCAATAAAAACTACAAGGATAATGAACTGGTCAACCCTAAGAGTTTGGCTGCCAAAAAACTCATCGCTACTGTCAAACATGGGGCCAAAATCTTGTCTGATGGCTCAATAAATATTAAAATAAATGTAGATGGGTGCTCGCTCAGCCAAGCAGCTGAAACCAAAATCAAAGCTGCTGGCGGGACCATCTCGCCTCTCCCAACCAAAAAAACAGAAAAAAAGGAAAATTCAAAATAATTTTTATAGATTTTGTCTGATTTTTTATGAGATTCACCGAAAAATTAATCAGAGTTTTTAAAGACAGAGAGCTCAGGAAAAAAATAATTTTTGT
This Candidatus Kuenenbacteria bacterium DNA region includes the following protein-coding sequences:
- a CDS encoding 50S ribosomal protein L18, giving the protein MKNNSKIKKDNLERRQKRIRAKIFGTPKIPRLSVSRSLKYIFLQLIDDQSGKTLVSVHSKNMDIKGTKTEIATSAGRELASKAKKAGINQCVFDRSGRKYHGRVKAVAEGARENGLQF
- the rplF gene encoding 50S ribosomal protein L6, coding for MSRIGKKPITIPPGVEISFSDHVFKCKGPKGELICHVHPTVNVEKKDNTLEISINDKEDLSQKALWGTMRQIIANNIEGVLNGYQKQLEIKGVGYKAELKGDTLMLSVGYSHDVKFPLPKGLKGSVEKNIITLEGIDKQLLGETAANIRKVRKPEPYKGKGIKYVEETILRKAGKQVKSGA
- a CDS encoding 30S ribosomal protein S5, with product MTPKPDSKNNPRRPKKSREEDSAFEQKLVDLARVTRVTKGGKRMNFRACIVLGDRAGQISFGVAKGSDTTIAINKAVAQAKKRILKADVKTGTIPYALKEKFKAAEVMIRPGKKGRGIIAGGVVRIVLELAGYRDVVAKIIGSQNKVNNVKAVYYALKKINK
- the rpsH gene encoding 30S ribosomal protein S8; this encodes MIMTDPIADMLTRIRNAQIVKKSELVLPYSKLKMGILNILTKEGWLQEVEKIEAAGGKINRKASITSRFDSIKIKLYYDADSRQPKITKLERISKPGRRVYVDKENIPFVLNGKGLAIISTSKGLLTDREARKQKVGGEIICEIY
- the rplO gene encoding 50S ribosomal protein L15, with amino-acid sequence MALTLSNLKPQKGSKRKAKTIGRGGKRGTYSGRGMKGQKARSGGSRGLKRLGMRQLLERTHKLRGFKSLNEKPAVVSLGTINKNYKDNELVNPKSLAAKKLIATVKHGAKILSDGSINIKINVDGCSLSQAAETKIKAAGGTISPLPTKKTEKKENSK